In Danaus plexippus chromosome 8, MEX_DaPlex, whole genome shotgun sequence, the sequence gtaCCACAATCAAACATAACTAAAACGTTTCTAATAAAATCAAGTTTGAATACAATACTTAGCAGAAAAGTTTTCGTTTTGCCCGTAATAATACATGACACGAAAAACCAGTGTGCTGAAGACATGAATACTTATTCTAAATTTGCATTGTCATTGTTTATAGGCGTTTCACGTTTCCCATTCATTAATGtacgttatttttaatgtcggGGGATTcctgaatgaaaaaattaaacgttctatatttaatgtgAGGCTACAACCTTATAAGTATAACAAATCAAAACTGCCTTAGCCTCAGTGTAACTGGCTGAGAgagaaagaaaatatgaaaacaatcCTCATTTCTCTAcagtattattgtaatattcgTTTTTCTAACTTCACCGACTAAAATCTCCCGCCAAACTTGTGTTCCTCTCTCCCGATCACAATTCAGACTTTTACACGTCATTATCTActttacttttaaagttttaacatcACAGTAACACTTCTAACATTGAGCGTacgtaaagttttaaattttaataattattaaccaaaaaattaattcctcatttgacattcaaataaaacacctGTCaatcaagtaatatttattatctattcgTATTGTTATGACACtgcctttttaaaatatttctttgcacAAACGATTTAGTGTCGAAACGCAAATTAGTCTATATAACGAATAACAAATTTAGTTTTGAGTCTCAATAGAAtcaatgttgaaataaaataaaaatatatttagaaaattatttataattatttattcggACGTCGCTAACAAATGTTTGTGAACGCATTCCTCTTTGTTGATCAAGTGAGTTGTTTTGTTGACGAGCTGCATCAGCGTGTTCAAGTTGCGGGACCATTCGTTCAAACGATCGGACGCGTCCATATTTAATCTGAAGatataattcaaatgtattttatttattaaaactataatgtataaaaattcgAGACTAAGTTTTGgtgtattaaaataagctTCAGAAGTTAACCCTCAAAATCATACaattggttttaattttataattatataagtattataaacatgtttatatagatatttgttgactttaaaatttacattttagatcataattttagtaaataaatttatatttattcctgACAATCTACAATGAACATTCTCATGCTTCATACTGTACAGGTTTATAAAGTGTACCTGAAGTGCACGACGCCGGCTGGTCGGTCTATCTTGGCTTTCACCACCGCGCTCACCACTAATTGACTCAAGGCGTCCTCCGTCTCAGTGACGCTAAGACCGAGAAGCTCACTCATACGTTGGATCGTTATACGAGTGTAGTACATTGACATGATGCGGATATtctgaaataaacattaattataattaaacttttaaattgagTATAAATTTCAGGGTTCCATATCTTGTGTATAACAATTAGAACAAATAGTTTCTTTTTTGAGTGCTTGAAATTTTTGTGACAACcctacaatttaatttaaactaagaaATCCCTATTCAACTTCCAAGTTTTCAATATCTGTATGTTTTGTGAGAGttgtattataacttaatgtcATTGAACTCAGATGCAGtttaacattaacaaatatCTAATGTTTATAAAGGTCTTACATGTTCGACAACTCTATTCTTGAGGTCATTCCAACGCTCTTGACCTTTCTCATCATTGCTCTGGAAGAAGGGAGTTGTCCTCAGCATCTTCTCATAGGTGGAGCATAATGTATTCCATCTTATGATCTCCGGAGTTATGAATAAACCGAGAAGTTgtctagaaaaaatataagattgagtaaacaacaaatatttagtaCAAGGATTATGTAAAGCTTAAATTCATTCcacaaaaattatgtaaaaaataaaatttcctttatataatttgttatcatTTGATTTGACATGCAATAGAATATAAAGCTCTTGGTTGTTCCAAAATATTTAGAGTTAAGGAAGCCTTAATTTTGACATaatcatttgttaaatatagctgataagttaataaagattaatattcataaagatgctttagaaataattcaatattaaggCCAGTTATATGTAGTGAGAATGCTTTTAACCATACTTATACTCGGGCAGTTTATCCAAATCTTTGTCCTCATTGAGTCTATGAGTAAGATCGGCCTGTTCATTGTCATATGGTGCCAATATAAGGAACACCACACTACCAATCAGAGCATCTGCCCCGCCAGCTTGTCCGAGAGCTCGGAAATGACGGCACACTGAGAGATATTGACCATTTTGTTGATCAACAGCTATCATGAGTCGGTAGAATTTCTCTTTTAGCTCCTGTTAAATGAATAACATGATTCTTACACAAAACATTCTGAAAATTGTTTCATACAAAAgatttgaattgaattttgtattgtatgtaatttgtccaaaaatattttatcatatatctggttacataattttattttatttctggtGTGCtcagatataaaatgaaaatgtagtatccgaaaaacctagattcattaaaatcataCATAACTTTACCTGAGTATCATCTTCCTCAAAGAATTTTGTGTTTATCTTCTTTGAGATAATCTGTGTACGGATATAATCTTTGATGGCTAGACACAGCCTCATCTGCTCCAATATAAGCTCTACTTTCTCTCTCTTATCCATAGAGCCGTAAGTTTCAACTTGTAATTCTTGTATTATCTTTGCAGCTTCTGCTATATTGTTTTCTTCTTCGCGCATTTTGGCCAAGATATGAGTCAGACGGGCCCTTTCCACTTCTACATAGATTTTTCCTTCCGTTATAGTTCTGAGGGTTTctatgagttttattttagtctCTTTATCCGGGGTCTtgtttacatatgtatagcATTCTTGAACCATTTTCACAACAGCTTGTTTTAACTGTGAcctagaatataataattaacttagaaatatacacaatattttagataagGTTATTAGTAAACTAAGTTGTATAAGtctaagtatataattttaattcaagtaaCACCTTCTCTTTGAAAGAAGAATGATGTGATCATTAAGAGCAGTCCAGTTCTTGGCCTCGAAACAGATCTGTACTATTGTGACCAGAATCCTTGCAGTGGAGGCCATATCAGCAGCCTGGAAAGAgtcaaatatttcattgttacaGCTTTAGatctaacaaatattttttcctgtggtattaaattatttttacactttGAATACTACCACAGTATATTCATGAccattttatagtattaaaaacatgGTTTTAGCTGTTACTGTCATTATTCCAAACTTACAGTCCTTGTTTGTTTTTCCAAAGCCAGTAGCTGATCTATAGCCTCCTGCACTTTTCCATTAGAAGCCCAGGATTTCCATAATGGTATTTTCTCATCGCAAGTGGCACTGTAGTCCACctaaaaaagaaattcattGGTAAGTACATAGTAAATTTGCGATTTTACGAGTAAGCACGTGTaacctattttaatttacaaaacagtAGAAAGCAAACACTTACTtccattttaatgattttgccGCTAGCATCTAGACTTTCAATATCACCGTTTGAAGCcatatctgaaatatttttaattgattcgatataaagttgaatttataaagacttcttaaatttaataattattgttagcCTAGAAATAATACTaactgttgtttttaaatatttttccgcTGAATAATTCGCTATTAAGCAGTTTACAACTTTacttttgtgtaatttttatccCGTGTAAATGCAAGCTCACTACTGATGACACCTGACAGATATAGACGACAGTTGTagttaattattcatattatgaattttgtcGTATAGGTAAAAGAAAACCTAAGACCTTGCCTACCTAACCaagaattaatgaaataaaacagaaaaaagaaatgaagGAGAATTAAGCAattgttaagttaaaatattaatttgaatttaattaagagagtgttaaataaatcgtatactataatcattataaacatataaaaattcaaaatattaaatataaaattcaataaaaacttgaaaatcaaatataaaatgtgactTAAAgagttacaatatttaatctgtGACGTCGTGACTGATGAAAGTGTATATGTCGTATGATTGATTAAAATCTAGGAAGtgtgttttgtaaattatctGTGTTCTGTGTATTGAAAATGGCGTAGCAACGAGCAAAgtgttaatttgtttttacattttgtatataattgttttattagacGCAAATCGTTAAGGTTTAAGCTTTTTATGTAGTGAtctaagtatttattataagttttcgTGCTTGATGTACTTATTACCATCCAGTAAACAAGAAGCCTAGATTTGGTTGTGGCTTTTGTTAACATTTATCTATAAGAGTAAATTTTGCATCATTTGTGTTAAATCATGACAATGAGCAAAATGTATCCAACGAGAGGTGTAGACATTTATGTGAGAAATAAAAGTGCAAGAAGTCATTCCGTTCAGGGTCTAGCCACCAATATTACTAGCCCTGCCATGAAAATACCATTACCTCCTCGTTTATGGCTAACAGGTCAGCATTATGCAACTAACATATGTTGTCTTATTCAAAATCTTttagctttatttatttgaagtagTGAATATATTGTTTCTGCATGTTTATACAGATTGATGCTAAAGATATCTTTTGTTGTTAGATGTAGAAGATGAGTCGTCAGATGATTTAAGCCATAGTTCATTAGAAGATGGGACCATTCCAGTTGAAAGGACGAGAATAAGATCACGTTTTCGTCACAAACCGAGGGCATCTGTTAATGTGCCTATTGGAATATTTTGGGATATAGAGAATTGTCCGGTATGTAGATttcaaatttagatttttcatTTGGAAATGCACAAGCTggattaagatatttttttacataatacttTGTTATAATGCAACAATAGCACACTTACCTGCAATTCTAATAAAGAACAATCATActagtaattttgttatatgttcttattaaatcaatatgaaatatattatgcaGTACTAAGAATTCATCAAGTGACCATGGTTGCTAACATTATAGAAAATTGTAATTCAAGTTAAAattctcatataaaaaaggaattgTTATCTATTTTACCTTATTATGAAATTGCAATGACTTCCTATAGGTGCCCAGAGGCTGTTCAGCGATTAATGTAGTAGCAGCGATCAGATCTAAGTTCCTCACAGGCCGACGGGAAGCCGATTTTGTAGTTGTGTGTGATGTGAGAAAGGAAACTCCCCAAAAGCTTCAGGAACTGAATGATGCTCAAGTATGTAGCAAGTCATTTGTTATATgagataattgttttatatatctttttgaaGTTCCATTCTAGGTTCTATTTGTgaataagacaaaaatataatgattttaatcttatatttttggataaatttatttgaaaatgaattattgatgaaattaaattttttttattacattatttagttataatattttgtcttattaagtaaaaatgttaaagaacTTTACTGACTTGCTTTTTCTTATAACAAACTGTTAATACGAATACtcataatattagaaaattattgttcacatatattccattattatttatatttggagTAATAACatagtattgttataaatgagtattttattttgtgttaaaaatttattattataagaaaaaaaattttttactctACACTTATTAACTCTCTTTACAATGttgtttaagaaattatttcctTACATCATATTATTGCATAATAGAAGTGTTACTTCATCACAGTGGTTtggatgtaaaattttttattattttattatataataattctattggGCAGTAccttgacatttaaaatattatttattcttcatattaaacaaaacagtGATAACGATGATTAATTGATTAAACTACAAATTTTTGCATAAGATAGCATATCTGTCacataattatatcttttatgttaCACCAGGTAAGTCTGATCCACGTATGTGGTACTCAGAAGAACGCTGCCGATGAGAAGCTAAGACAATGTATGCGTCGCTTCGGAGAGCTTCACTCAAGTCCGGCAGCCCTATTGCTTATATCGGGAGACATCAATTTTGCAGCGGATCTCAGCGATTTCAGACATAGGTTTGATTCAATATTCTTCAACTAATATATAGGCCACTGTCAATAGAATgagtgtaatattttcatactatattttaaataacattatatacgcACTACATATTGTTACATGAATATGCAGAATTAAGAAAGTGTGTGGCGTTCATATAAATGCTGTTTTTAATAGTACTTCATTACTTAATCAATTAACTCCTAATTGAAATTTCAAGTACatggaaaagaaaaaaaaattaacagttgcattttttgtttctacaaaaaaaaaatatcaccttGGTTTTTCTGTTATTCGATCcaatgaaatgttaaataataagttaaatactAGTTTCTTGAATTCatgaagaatttaattaatgtaatatcaatttatcTTAAGTTTTAGTTTCTAAACATTTgttgtacatttaaattaatcattacctctcaaatcattataaatattcacaattaaatattttttacgtgaCCAAGTCATGTCTGAAATGGtatcgtaatattttatgcataCTATTCGTTGCCTTCTATAAACTTGTTACTTTAAGTACACTGTACTAATatgtgtaataatatatttttattcaggaAGGGTATGGAAGTTATATTGGTGCATAGACAGAATACCTCATCTGCCTTAATAGCCTGCGCCTCCTCTCATTACTCATACAACGAACTAACAGTGAATATACCGAGGAATGTGaatgtaagtaaattatttgtttatatgaa encodes:
- the LOC116774714 gene encoding 26S proteasome non-ATPase regulatory subunit 12 gives rise to the protein MASNGDIESLDASGKIIKMEVDYSATCDEKIPLWKSWASNGKVQEAIDQLLALEKQTRTAADMASTARILVTIVQICFEAKNWTALNDHIILLSKRRSQLKQAVVKMVQECYTYVNKTPDKETKIKLIETLRTITEGKIYVEVERARLTHILAKMREEENNIAEAAKIIQELQVETYGSMDKREKVELILEQMRLCLAIKDYIRTQIISKKINTKFFEEDDTQELKEKFYRLMIAVDQQNGQYLSVCRHFRALGQAGGADALIGSVVFLILAPYDNEQADLTHRLNEDKDLDKLPEYKQLLGLFITPEIIRWNTLCSTYEKMLRTTPFFQSNDEKGQERWNDLKNRVVEHNIRIMSMYYTRITIQRMSELLGLSVTETEDALSQLVVSAVVKAKIDRPAGVVHFRLNMDASDRLNEWSRNLNTLMQLVNKTTHLINKEECVHKHLLATSE